Proteins from one Corvus cornix cornix isolate S_Up_H32 chromosome 19, ASM73873v5, whole genome shotgun sequence genomic window:
- the KIAA0100 gene encoding protein KIAA0100 homolog, whose protein sequence is MPPPLPAALLGLVLVALLAGLLARWLACRLAVTWCRQKLHAELKIGSFGFFWAQNISLKFQQEQQTVEIDNVWISSKLSRELPRYFELCFGEVRIRTDLQKGPGFQPSVPETPREADGSESRTDLTLKPSLLRLLSQLFSIHMDSINIMVLHVATSESLWHIQASQTRLLLNGNGKSLTCEVSLTKVNSKVLRSSELDDTCLAELALALSLSLEISSKRRLVGIWLCVRTLQAELHEGLFCSPLLHHITAGAQHSSMGEEPSTGPGEPSKSLSVLSRDTLKLIPRRVEMKLENTSMVLSMNSQKRHLTWSLKLLQFLYQREEEQIPLRNFTPTSDLDQMSVDLQLEDGLLLSQSRQRIVCLNSLKTSVQVTAIDLSAAVLLNTCIIHYRHQEFSHWLGLLAQEYRSQVVPVPSQRHKGRSYPQILAPIILCASLSNVNVSVQLGDTPPFALGFNSISADYQHLRPQSVHQRAVLAVDHLCWRVGNDSHIQRAPHPPNMHVWGEALILDSFNLQGSYNQPLGMSSAQSDTLFLDCTIRGLQVESSDTCTECLARVLPLFCPRPGGAEPAKQPPSVSSEPWGLLWKVDLKVEDVNLFTLSAIVGALELRLDTLTVLGSAESCTVSVQGMVLALVKSITEKMQPCCKAPAIPNPVANLSMLSVTYHSSIRSLEVQCGEGLVVLWSPPDHMHLYHHTLATLQCHEALRSALGHRTLPSVPPESPMSHPATPTESPGPLQPKGPSPKRFLSLSLELSSAKLTAFVSEANYISLAAERTSVSWHGGALHSYCPELAAGFDGHSIFSFKEVEVKLLPELEEVVRHRDAFPALRTLRNRGWAFSFASVTIEFPYQYDFSRTLDAAVGVQKWLKGLHRPGRPASTALPPDFLLKVTHFSWVFLDDVFEVKLRDNYELMKDESKESAKRLQLLDAKVAALRKQHGELLPARKIEELYAALEKKNIEIYIQRSRRLYANTPMRRALLTWTLAHLELVAMADESFHGTERVLEQMRDLDDVSPFPPEGLEMVTQWCRMMKGRVGSFFVRIRDYPRYLFEIRNWQLSGRLIGAEQCGQACSRRRQVLKLGLPWGDATVERNMPPLKFYHDFHSVISQYTIVWGPCWDPAWTLIGQCVDLLTKPSEDPSAPLPWWDKSRLLFHGDWHMDIEQANLHQLATEDPYNTTENMHWEWSQLSFHWKPGQFVFKGNLDINVRTASKYDDCCFLHLPDLCMTLDLQWLCHGNPHDHHGVVLRSPEFLPEVPVGQQYDSYRAFRSENLNLSIRMDLTQPSKEHSQPRILLYSSTLRWMQNFWATWTSVTRPICRGKLFNNMKPSKKKLGQHYKQLSYTALFPRLQVHYWASFAQQRGIQVECCQGHIFTRGTQRLIPQAGTVMRRLISEWSITQMVSDLSQVTVHLMASTCDENADHQLDTLVKKTHLLSLSSLTYQRHSNRTAEEELPLRDGDDGFHTHQLHLVDLRASWTTTNRDIAFGLYDGYKKAAVLKRNLSTEALKGLKIDTQLQAKKLKRGPLSAHSIPARVTAPITSGRPERASSGGAYMLQKLIEETDKFVVFTEEESGASEQLCGIAACQTDDIYNRNCLIELVNCQMVLRGAETEGCVIVSAAKAQLLQCQHHPAWYGDTLKQKTSWTCLLDGMQYFATTESSPSEGEHGQLWLEVKNIEEHRQRSLDSVQELMESGQAVGGMVSTTTDWNQPSEAQQTQQVQRIISRCSCRMYYISYSHDIDPELATQIKPPETPANQEKEDLLKKQEGAVDTFTLIHHDLEISTNPAQYAMILDIVNNLLLHVEPKRKEHSEKKQRVRFQLEISSNPEEQRSSILHLQEAVRQHVAQIRQLEKQMYSNMKSLKDDSKNEILLDLNHRLQQQLSQEKADLQLESEELNILIRCFKDFQLQRANKMELRKQPEDVSVARRTEFYFAQARWRLTEEDGQLGIAELELQRFLYSKVNKSDDTAEHLLELGWVTMNNLLPNAVYKVVLRPQSSCQSGRQLALRIFSKVRPPVGGISIKEHFEVNVVPLTIQLTHQFFHRMMGFFFPGRNVEEEEVGDEEDKSKLVTTGIPVVKPRQLIVADDSLGPGKGVAQGLNRTSGVRRSFRKAPEHPVDDIDKMKERAAMNNSFIYIKIPQVPLCVSYKGEKNSVDWGDLNLVLPCLEYHNNTWTWLDFAMAVKRDSRKALVAQVIKEKLRLKPAAGAEARGKLENKSDGTIQQQEEDEKARLLIGLSVGEKNPSKKSIFGRRK, encoded by the exons atgccgccgccgctgcccgccgcTCTCCTCGGCCTCGTCCTCGTCGCGCTGCTCGCCGGGCTGCTGGCGCG aTGGCTGGCATGTCGCCTGGCCGTCACCTGGTGCCGGCAAAAGCTTCATGCAGAGCTGAAGATCGGCTCCTTTGGCTTCTTCTGGGCCCAGAACATCAGCCTCAagttccagcaggagcagcagactGTG GAGATCGACAACGTCTGGATCTCCAGCAAACTGAGCCGGGAGCTGCC GCGCTACTTCGAGCTGTGTTTTGGCGAGGTGCGAATCCGCACGGATCTCCAGAAAGGCCCTGGGTTCCAGCCATCCGTCCCGGAGACTCCCAGAGAAGCTGATGGAAGTGAAAGCAGAACAGACCTGACCCTTAAACCCTCCCTGCTGAGGCTCCTTAGCCAG CTCTTTTCCATCCATATGGATTCCATCAACATCATGGTTCTGCACGTGGCCACCTCAGAGTCTCTCTGGCACATCCAGGCCAGCCAGACACGTCTCCTCCTGAATGGCAATGGGAAGAG cctgACGTGCGAGGTGAGCCTGACAAAGGTGAACAGCAAAGTCCTCCGGAGCAGCGAGCTG GATGACACgtgcctggcagagctggccctggcgctctccctctccctggaGATCAGCAGCAAGCGGCGGCTGGTGGGCATCTGGCTCTGCGTCCGGacactgcaggcagagctgcacgAGGGGCTATTCTGCAGCCCCCTGCTGCACCACATCACtgctggggcccagcacagcagcatggGGGAAGAGCCCAGCACAG GCCCAGGGGAGCCCTCGAAGTCCCtgtctgtgctgagcagggacacACTGAAGCTCATCCCCAGGAGGGTGGAGATGAAGCTGGAGAACACTAGCATGGTGCTGTCCATGAACAGCCAGAAGAG GCACCTCACCTGGAgcctgaagctgctgcagtttctgtATCAGCGTGAAGAGGAGCAAATCCCGCTGCGCAACTTCACGCCCACCTCAGACCTGGACCAAATGAGTGTAGACCTCCAGCTGGAGG ATGGTCTTCTCCTGTCCCAGAGCCGCCAGCGCATCGTGTGCCTCAACTCCCTGAAGACCAGCGTGCAG GTCACAGCCATTGACCTCTcggctgctgtgctgctcaaCACCTGCATCATCCACTACCGTCACCAAGAGTTTTCGCACTGGCTGGGCCTGTTGGCACAGGAATACAGGTCCCAGGTGGTGCCTGTCCCCAGCCAAAGGCACAAGGGAAG GAGCTATCCCCAAATCCTAGCGCCCATCATCCTGTGTGCCTCGCTGTCCAACGTCAATGTGTCCGTGCAGCTGGGGGACACTCCACCCTTCGCCTTGGGCTTCAACTCCATCTCTGCAG ACTACCAGCACCTGCGGCCGCAGAGCGTGCACCAGcgagcagtgctggctgtggaCCACCTGTGCTGGCGGGTGGGCAATGACTCCCACATCCAGCGTGCCCCACATCCCCCCAACATGCACGTGTGGGGAGAAGCCCTCATCCTCGACTCCTTCAACCTCCAG GGCAGCTACAACCAGCCCCTCGGCATGTCCAGCGCCCAGTCAGATACACTCTTCCTGGACTGCACCATCCGGGGGTTGCAAGTGGAGTCATCTGATACCTGCACTGAGTGCCTGGCCAGGGTCCTGCCCCTGTTCTGCCCACGGCCTGGTGGGGCTGAGCCTGCCAAGCAGCCACCCTCTGTCTCCAGCGAGCCCTGGGGGCTGCTCTGGAAGGTGGATCTGAAGGTGGAAGACGTGAACCTTTTCACCCTCTCGGCCATAGTGG GTGCTCTGGAGCTGCGGCTGGACACGCTGACCGTCCTGGGAAGTGCTGAGAGCTGCACGGTCAGCGTCCAGGGCATGGTGCTGGCCTTGGTCAAGAGCATCACTGAGAAGATGCAGCCGTGCTGCAAAGCTCCTGCCATCCCCAATCCAGTGGCCAACCTCTCCATGCTCTCTGTCACCTACCACAGCAGCATCCGCTCTCTGGAG GTGCAGTGCGGCGAGGGGCTGGTGGTGCTGTGGAGCCCACCTGACCACATGCACCTGTACCATCACACCCTGGCCACCCTGCAGTGCCACGAAGCCTTGCGGAGCGCCCTCGGCCACAGGACGCTTCCCTCCGTGCCCCCAGAGAGCCCCATGTCCCACCCAGCCACCCCTACTGAGTCACCGGGGCCCCTGCAGCCAAAAGGACCCTCTCCCAAAAGattcctgtccctgtccctggagctgagctctgccaagCTCACAGCCTTTGTCTCTGAGGCCAACTACATCAGCCTGGCTGCGGAACGGACCTCGGTGAGCTGGCACGGCGGTGCTCTGCACAGCTACTGCCCCGAGCTGGCCGCCGGCTTTGATGGACACAGCATCTTCAGCTTCAAGGAGGTGGAGGTGAAGCTGCTGCCGGAGCTGGAGGAGGTTGTCCGGCACCGCGACGCCTTCCCCGCCCTGCGCACCCTCCGCAACCGCGGCTGGGCCTTCTCCTTCGCCAGCGTGACCATCGAGTTCCCCTACCAGTACGACTTCTCCCGCACGCTGGACGCTGCCGTGGGCGTGCAGAAGTGGCTGAAGGGCTTGCACCGGCCCGGGCGCCCcgccagcacagccctgccccccGATTTCCTGCTCAAAGTCACCCACTTCTCCTGGGTCTTCCTGGATGATGTCTTCGAGGTCAAGTTGCGAGACAACTACGAGCTGATGAAGGATGAGAGCAAGGAGAGCGCCAAAcgcctgcagctgctggacgCCAAGGTGGCCGCACTGCGCAAGCAGCacggggagctgctgcctgcccgcAAGATCGAGGAGCTCTACGCTGCTCTGGAGAAGAAGAACATCGAGATCTACATCCAGCGCTCGCGGCGCCTCTACGCCAACACGCCCATGCGGAGAGCCCTCCTCACCTGGACGCTGGCCCACCTGGAGCTGGTGGCCATGGCTGATGAGTCCTTCCACGGCACGGAGCGTGTGTTGGAGCAGATGAGGGACCTGGATGACGTCAGCCCGTTTCCCCCTGAGGGTTTGGAGATGGTCACGCAGTGGTGCCGCATGATGAAGGGCAGAGTTGGCAGCTTCTTTG TGCGGATCCGTGACTACCCCCGGTACCTGTTTGAGATCCGGAACTGGCAGCTGTCCGGCCGGCTGATCGGAGCCGAGCAGTGCGGCCAGGCCTGCTCCCGGCGTCGCCAGGTCctgaagctggggctgccctggggggATGCCACAGTGGAGAGGAACATGCCACCCTTGAAGTTCTACCACGACTTTCACT CTGTGATCTCCCAGTACACCATTGTGTGGGGGCCCTGCTGGGACCCAGCCTGGACCCTGATCGGCCAGTGCGTGGATCTCCTCACCAAGCCCTCAGAGGACCCCAGTGCCCCATTGCCCTGGTGGGACAAGAGCCGCCTTCTCTTCCACGGAGACTGGCACATGGACATTGAACAGGCCAACCTGCACCAGCTGGCCACCGAG GACCCCTACAACACCACGGAGAACATGCACTGGGAGTGGAGCCAGCTCTCCTTCCACTGGAAGCCTGGGCAGTTTGTCTTCAAGGGCAACCTGGATATCAACGTCCGGACAGCCTCCAA ATATGACGACTGCTGCTTCCTGCACCTGCCTGACCTGTGCATGACACTGGACCTGCAGTGGCTGTGCCATGGGAACCCCCACGACCACCATGGTGTGGTGCTGCGCTCCCCCGAGTTCCTGCCTGAGGTGCCAGTGGGGCAGCAGTACGACTCCTACCGTGCCTTCCGCTCCGAGAACCTCAACCTCTCCATCCGCATGGACCTGACACAGCCCAGTAAAG AGCACTCCCAGCCCCGGATCCTGCTCTACAGCAGCACCCTCCGCTGGATGCAGAATTTTTGGGCCACGTGGACCAGCGTGACAAGGCCCATCTGCCGTGGGAAGCTCTTCAACAACATGAAACCCAGCAAGAAGAAGCTGGGGCAGCATTACAAGCAGTTGTCCTATACTGCGCTCTTCCCCCGGCTGCAG GTGCATTACTGGGCCTCCTTTGCCCAGCAGCGGGGGATCCAGGTGGAATGCTGCCAGGGACACATCTTCACGCGGGGCACGCAGCGGCTCATCCCGCAAG CTGGCACAGTGATGCGACGGCTCATTTCGGAGTGGAGCATCACGCAGATGGTGAGTGACCTGAGCCAGGTCACCGTGCACCTCATGGCCTCCACTTGTGACGAGAACGCTGACCACCAGCTTGACACCCTGGTGAAGAAAACCCACCTGCTGAGCCTGTCCTCCCTCACCTACCAGCGGCACAGCAACCGCACGGCTGAGGAG gagctgcccctgcGTGATGGGGACGATGGTTTCCACACACACCAGCTGCACTTGGTGGACCTGCGGGCGTCCTGGACCACCACGAACCGGGACATCGCCTTCGGCCTCTACGATGGCTAcaagaaagcagctgtgctcaAGCGTAACCTGTCCACCGAGGCCCTGAAGGGGCTGAAGATTGATACACAGCTGCAGGCCAAGAAGTTGAAGCGTGGCCCTCTCTCTGCTCACTCCATCCCTGCCAGAGTGACCGCTCCCATCACCAGTGGCCGTCCCGAGAGAGCCTCCTCAGGGG gggCCTACATGCTGCAGAAGCTCATTGAGGAAACGGACAAGTTTGTGGTTTTCACAGAGGAGGAGTCAGGGGCCAGCGAGCAGCTCTGCGGCATCGCCGCCTGCCAGACCGACGACATCTACAACCGCAACTGCCTCATCGAGCTGGTGAACTGCCAG ATGGTTCTGCGTGGTGCAGAGACGGAGGGTTGTGTGATCGTGTCTGCCGCgaaggcacagctgctgcagtgccagcaccaCCCCGCCTGGTACGGGGACACTCTGAAGCAGAAGACATCCTGGACATGCTTGCTGGATGGCATGCAGTACTTTGCCACGACAGAGAGCAGTCCCTCTGAGGGGGAGCATGGCCAGCTCTGGCTGGAG GTGAAAAATATTGAGGAGCATCGGCAGAGGAGCCTGGACTCGGTGCAGGAGCTGATGGAGAGCGGGCAGGCAGTGGGGGGCATGGTCAGCACCACCACAG ACTGGAATCAGCCCTCGGAAGCCCAGCAGACCCAGCAGGTGCAGAGGATCATCTCTCGCTGCAGCTGCCGCATGTACTACATCAGCTACAGCCATGACATCGACCCTGAGCTGGCCACGCAGATAAAGCCCCCTGAGACCCCTGCCAACCAGGAGAAAGAGGATCTGCTGAAGAAGCAGGAGG gagctgtggacACCTTCACCCTGATCCACCACGACCTGGAGATCTCCACCAACCCCGCACAGTATGCCATGATCCTCGACATAGTCAACAACCTGCTGCTGCACGTGGAGCCCAAACGCAAG GAGCACAGTGAGAAGAAGCAGCGGGTGCGTTTCCAGCTGGAAATCTCCAGCAACCCTGAGGAGCAGCGCAGCAGTATCCTACACCTGCAAGAGGCTGTAAGGCAGCACGTGGCCCAGATCCggcagctggagaagcagatGTACTCCAACATGAAG TCCTTGAAGGATGACAGCAAAAACGAGATCCTGCTCGACCTGAACCATcggctgcagcagcagctgagccaggagAAAGCTgacctgcagctggagagcGAGGAGCTGAACATACTGATCAg gtgctTCAAAGACTTCCAGCTGCAGCGAGCCAACAAGATGGAGCTGCGAAAGCAGCCGGAGGACGTGAGCGTGGCACGGAGGACCGAGTTCTACTTTGCCCAGGCACGCTGGCGCCTGACGGAGGAGGATGGGCAGCTGGGCATCGCCGAGCTGGAGCTCCAGCGCTTCCTCTACAGCAAG GTCAACAAGTCCGATGACACGGCCGAGCATCTGCTGGAACTGGGCTGGGTGACCATGAACAACCTCCTGCCCAATGCTGTGTACAAG GTGGTGCTGCGTCCCCAGAGCTCCTGCCAGTCCGGCCGGCAGCTGGCACTGAGGATTTTCAGCAAGGTCCGGCCGCCCGTGGGAGGCATCTCCATCAAGGAGCATTTTgag GTGAATGTGGTGCCTCTCACCATCCAGCTCACCCACCAGTTCTTCCACAGAATGATGGGTTTCTTCTTCCCTGGCCGTaatgtggaggaggaggaggtgggggatGAGGAAGATAAGTCCAAGCTGGTGACAACAG GGATCCCCGTGGTGAAGCCACGGCAGCTGATCGTGGCCGATGACTCACTGGGCCCAGGGAAGGGAGTTGCTCAGGGACTGAACCGGACATCAGGGGTCAGAAGATCGTTCCGAAAAGCACCTGAG catCCCGTGGATGACATCGACAAGATGAAGGAGCGTGCAGCCATGAACAACTCCTTCATCTACATCAAGATCCCGCAGGTGCCGCTCTGTGTCAGCTACAAG GGGGAGAAGAACAGCGTGGACTGGGGCGACCTGAACCTGGTGCTGCCATGCCTGGAGTACCACAACAACACATGGACATGGCTGGACTTTGCCATGGCGGTGAAGAGGGACAGCCGCAAAGCCTTGGTGGCACAG GTGATAAAGGAGAAGCTGCGCCTGAAGCCGGCGGCGGGAGCAGAGGCCCGGGGGAAGCTGGAGAACAAATCTGACGGGAccatccagcagcaggaggaggacgAGAAGGCTCGACTGCTCATCGGGCTGAGTGTGGGCGAGAAGAACCCCAGCAAGAAGTCGATCTTTGGCAGGCGCAAATGA
- the RSKR gene encoding ribosomal protein S6 kinase-related protein, whose product MQALGSPVAAAITGDRARGAAGRRRDGSDEQRPRPGPGSGAAPPGPRRGVVGAGAVEPSRVGAGIGTGAGTGARLGSAGPAEEPPLPGWPLPQLVSLFLPEFPVRPSARQQQLKILGFVAKGSFGTILKVLDCGREKVCAVKVVPKVEVLRRDTLKQCKEEVSIQRQVRHPFVHGLGDSWQGQRHLFIMCTYCSTGDLHALWRTAGCLAEATVRLFAAELVLVLVYLHDLGIMHRDVKMENILLDERGHLKLTDFGLSRYLQWGERAHTICGTLQYMAPEVLSGGPYSHAADWWSLGVLLFALASGEFPVAPAGDHVAMLERVKQSSYESPPEFSPELARLLAELLCHNPLYRLRYLHHFQGHPFFRGVAFDADLLQKDPVVVAVAPRPPEQPPPDPATFADFDYDLAAPPDRPWPG is encoded by the exons ATGCAGGCCCTCGGCAGCCCCGTCGCT GCGGCGATTACCGGGGACCGGGCCCGGGGCGCGGCCGGGCGGCGCCGCGATGGGAGCGACGAGCAGCGGCCCCGACCCGGCCCCGGCTCCGGTGCGGCCCCCCCAG GGCCGCGCCGTGGGGTCGTGGGTGCGGGCGCTGTTGAGCCGAGCAGGGTCGGTGCCGGTATCGGTACCGGTGCCGGTACCGGGGCTCGCCTTGGCTCCGCGGGCCCCGCCGAGGAGCCGCCGCTGCCCGGGTGGCCGCTGCCGCAGCTCGTCTCGTTGTTCCTGCCGGAGTTCCCCGTCCGCCCCTCCGCccgccagcagcagctcaag ATCCTGGGTTTCGTGGCCAAAGGCTCCTTCGGGACCATCCTCAAAGTGCTGGACTGTGGGCGGGAGAAGGTCTGCGCCGTGAAG GTGGTGCCTAAGGTGGAGGTGCTGCGCCGTGACACCCTCAAACAGTGCAAAGAAGAAGTCAGCATCCAG AGACAGGTCAGGCACCCGTTTGTCCACGGGCTGGGGGACAGCTGGCAGGGCCAGCGCCACCTCTTCATCA TGTGCACCTACTGCAGCACCGGGGACCTGCACGCGCTGTGGCGCACGGCCGGCTGCTTGGCCGAGGCCACCGTCCGCCTCTTCGCCGCCGAactggtgctggtgctgg TGTACCTCCACGACCTGGGCATCATGCACAGAGATGTCAAG ATGGAGAACATCCTCCTGGATGAGAGAG GACACCTCAAGCTCACCGACTTTGGCCTCTCCCGGTACCTGCAGTGGGGCGAGCGAGCCCACACAATCTGTGGCACCCTGCAGTACATGG ccccagaggTGCTGAGCGGAGGGCCCTACAGCCACGCGGCCGACTGGTGGTCCCTGGGAGTCCTGCTCTTCGCCCTGGCCAGTGGGGAG TTCCCTGTGGCGCCAGCGGGGGACCATGTGGCCATGCTGGAACGTGTCAAACAGAGCAGCTACGAGAGCCCACCTGAGTTCAGCCCTGAGCTGGCCCGGCTGCTCGCCGAG ctgctgtgccacaaCCCCCTGTACCGCCTGCGCTACCTCCACCACTTCCAGGGCCACCCCTTCTTCCGTGGGGTGGCCTTCGACGCGGACCTGCTGCAGAAGGACCCGGTGGTGGTAGCGGTGGCCCCGCGACCTCCTGAGCAGCCCCCACCCGACCCCGCCACTTTTGCCGACTTTGACTACGACCTTGCCGCCCCCCCGGACCggccctggcctggctga